The Bacteroidales bacterium genome has a window encoding:
- the menB gene encoding 1,4-dihydroxy-2-naphthoyl-CoA synthase yields the protein MENRNWTTIKEYEEILFDFWEGIGRITINRPRYHNAFTPTTTAEMSDALHLCREDQRIAVVVLTGAGDKAFCSGGDQNVKGHGGYIGKDGVPRLNVLDVQKQIRSLPKPVIAMVNGYAIGGGHVLHVICDLTIASDNAIFGQTGPKVGSFDAGFGSSYLASIVGQKKAREIWFLCRQYSAVEALETGMVNKVVPQDQLEDEVVEWAKIMMQRSPMALRMIKLGLNADLDGQAGLQEFAGNATLLYYLTEEAQEGKHAFLEKRDPDFGKYPKFP from the coding sequence ATGGAAAATAGAAACTGGACAACGATAAAAGAATACGAGGAAATTTTGTTTGATTTCTGGGAAGGTATTGGCCGCATCACCATCAACAGGCCGCGCTACCACAATGCTTTTACGCCAACCACCACGGCGGAGATGAGTGACGCCTTGCATCTGTGCCGCGAAGACCAGCGCATAGCGGTGGTGGTACTCACAGGAGCCGGCGACAAAGCCTTTTGCTCGGGTGGCGACCAAAATGTGAAAGGCCACGGCGGCTACATTGGCAAAGACGGGGTGCCACGCCTCAACGTGCTCGATGTGCAAAAGCAAATTCGCTCGCTGCCCAAACCCGTTATTGCGATGGTGAACGGCTATGCCATTGGTGGGGGCCACGTGCTGCACGTAATCTGCGATTTGACCATTGCTTCCGACAACGCCATCTTTGGGCAAACCGGCCCCAAAGTGGGCAGCTTCGATGCCGGTTTTGGTTCGTCGTATCTGGCCAGCATCGTGGGGCAGAAAAAAGCCCGTGAGATTTGGTTTTTGTGCCGCCAGTACAGTGCTGTCGAAGCTTTGGAAACGGGAATGGTAAACAAAGTAGTGCCGCAGGATCAGCTCGAAGACGAGGTGGTAGAATGGGCAAAAATAATGATGCAGCGCAGCCCGATGGCTTTGCGCATGATCAAGCTGGGTCTGAATGCCGACCTCGACGGACAGGCGGGCTTGCAGGAATTTGCCGGTAACGCCACGCTGCTTTATTATCTCACCGAAGAAGCGCAGGAAGGCAAGCATGCCTTTCTCGAAAAGCGCGATCCCGACTTTGGTAAATATCCCAAATTCCCGTAA
- the menD gene encoding 2-succinyl-5-enolpyruvyl-6-hydroxy-3-cyclohexene-1-carboxylic-acid synthase — translation MMMISDKYSAQLLAEIMRAKGIVEVVFSPGSRNAPLINTFASLHEFNCFTIVDERSAAFFALGMANQSGRTVAIACTSGTAMLNYAPAIAEAFYQKVPLLILTADRPTEWIDQGDGQTIRQRDAFRNFIRGSYELPQNHDTADSRWMTNRLINEAINKCRFPVPGPVQINLPFAEPLYGITEMEPEKPRIIHQPKLKYSVADDDLRQIADLINTTENVMLLAGQNNGDIIMNDALRKIAVLPQCILLTENISNLNNENGVACIDKLLSVIGDRQKDFAPTLLITFGEAVVSKRIKTFLRKHKPTHHLHVNASPDHPDTYQCLMHSIHAEVSAFFDQIASLLQEGKSDYHQQWKEQCAIANRRHSEFLKQCPFSDFKAYALIFDELPQPADLHLGNSSPVRYGQLFDHLAGMRHFANRGTSGIDGCLSTAAGAAHLSENLTVAIVGDLSFFYDSNALWNNYLNKNLRIIVINNGGGNIFRIIPGPSDTDHLETVFEARHQRSAIALAKSFDIKCFEAADEQTLAELLPAFLGPDAEAPALLEIRTDGRRSAKVLNDYFKYLETGRF, via the coding sequence ATGATGATGATTTCTGATAAATATTCCGCACAACTGCTTGCGGAGATTATGCGGGCGAAAGGCATCGTGGAGGTAGTATTCTCGCCAGGTTCGCGGAATGCGCCACTCATCAACACATTTGCTTCGTTGCATGAGTTCAACTGCTTCACCATTGTGGACGAACGTAGCGCCGCCTTCTTTGCTTTGGGGATGGCCAATCAGAGCGGGCGCACCGTTGCCATAGCCTGCACTTCCGGCACTGCCATGCTCAATTATGCTCCGGCCATTGCGGAAGCCTTTTATCAGAAGGTTCCTTTGTTAATCCTTACCGCCGACCGCCCCACCGAATGGATCGATCAGGGCGACGGACAAACCATCCGCCAACGGGATGCTTTTCGCAATTTCATCCGCGGAAGTTATGAGTTGCCACAAAATCACGACACTGCCGACAGCCGCTGGATGACCAACCGGCTGATTAATGAAGCTATCAATAAATGCCGTTTTCCCGTCCCAGGGCCTGTGCAAATCAATCTGCCGTTTGCCGAACCGCTTTATGGCATTACGGAAATGGAACCCGAAAAGCCACGCATTATTCATCAGCCGAAGCTAAAATATTCGGTTGCTGATGACGATCTCCGGCAGATAGCCGATCTTATTAATACTACTGAAAATGTAATGCTGCTGGCCGGACAAAATAATGGCGACATCATAATGAATGACGCTTTGCGCAAAATTGCCGTGTTGCCGCAATGCATTTTGTTGACAGAAAATATTTCAAATCTTAATAACGAAAACGGTGTTGCGTGCATCGATAAACTACTGTCAGTCATTGGCGACCGCCAGAAAGATTTTGCGCCCACGCTACTGATCACTTTTGGTGAGGCGGTGGTGAGCAAGCGCATCAAAACATTTCTGCGAAAGCATAAGCCAACGCATCATTTGCATGTAAATGCTTCGCCCGATCATCCCGATACATACCAATGCCTGATGCACAGCATCCACGCTGAAGTTTCCGCTTTTTTTGATCAGATTGCGTCGCTTTTGCAGGAAGGAAAGAGTGATTATCATCAGCAATGGAAAGAGCAGTGCGCCATTGCCAACCGGCGGCACAGCGAATTTTTAAAGCAATGCCCGTTTTCTGATTTTAAAGCTTACGCGCTAATCTTCGACGAGCTGCCTCAGCCTGCCGATCTGCATCTGGGCAACAGCAGTCCGGTGCGTTATGGTCAGCTTTTCGATCATCTTGCAGGGATGCGTCATTTTGCCAACCGAGGTACCAGCGGCATCGACGGCTGTTTATCCACAGCCGCGGGAGCAGCGCATCTTTCTGAAAATCTGACTGTGGCCATCGTGGGCGACCTTTCGTTTTTTTACGATAGCAATGCATTGTGGAATAATTATCTGAACAAAAATCTCCGGATCATTGTAATTAACAACGGCGGCGGCAACATTTTCAGGATCATCCCCGGCCCTTCGGATACCGATCATCTTGAAACTGTTTTTGAAGCCCGCCACCAGCGAAGTGCGATCGCTTTGGCAAAGTCTTTTGATATTAAATGTTTTGAAGCTGCCGACGAACAAACGCTTGCGGAATTACTGCCCGCGTTTCTTGGTCCGGATGCGGAAGCTCCTGCGCTGCTCGAAATACGAACCGATGGCCGACGCTCAGCGAAAGTGCTCAACGACTATTTTAAATACTTAGAAACGGGAAGGTTTTGA
- a CDS encoding isochorismate synthase yields the protein MSLEILIERFIAKARNESSGFAVWYLPGSNIPMAVVQQEGEAEHISDLSQLHDRSGFVMAPFVVSKQNPVLLLSPKGLLQGEDEIVRYVGDFSGSFDFTNNSSDENFVETPKEEFISQCSNAIELIRKGEIDKVVLSRQKFVKRREDIPPGSLLQLLKSKYPDAFVCLFYTSVTGWWMGATPELLLRGHADEYQTMALAGTRAHSAQTPFSPWPEKEQLEQKFVTDYIIEKLVSNDANDIHCAAPFTRTAGAIEHICTEISFKSGNAGKLLQALHPTPAVCGMPADIAKDYILKTEKHNRAYYSGFLGMLNINGQTDVYVNLRCMKLLGEGNLLYAGAGITAGSDPEKEWHETEMKMASMGRALNDFKNK from the coding sequence ATGAGTCTGGAAATTTTAATCGAACGTTTTATTGCCAAAGCCCGAAACGAATCCTCCGGCTTTGCCGTCTGGTATTTGCCCGGCAGTAATATTCCAATGGCTGTGGTGCAGCAGGAGGGAGAGGCGGAGCACATTAGTGATTTGAGCCAACTGCATGATCGTTCAGGATTTGTAATGGCTCCGTTTGTGGTTTCAAAACAAAATCCGGTTTTACTGCTTTCGCCGAAAGGATTGTTGCAGGGGGAAGATGAAATTGTACGGTATGTTGGTGATTTCAGCGGAAGCTTCGATTTTACTAATAATAGCTCTGATGAGAATTTTGTAGAAACTCCCAAAGAAGAATTTATTTCTCAATGCAGCAACGCCATCGAATTAATACGCAAAGGCGAAATAGATAAGGTTGTGCTTTCGCGACAAAAATTTGTCAAGCGTCGCGAGGATATCCCTCCCGGCAGTTTGCTTCAGCTTTTAAAGTCAAAATATCCTGACGCTTTTGTCTGTCTTTTTTATACGTCTGTCACCGGCTGGTGGATGGGAGCCACTCCGGAATTGTTGCTGCGCGGACATGCTGACGAATATCAAACCATGGCGCTGGCCGGAACGCGTGCTCATTCTGCGCAAACACCTTTTTCGCCATGGCCTGAAAAGGAGCAGTTGGAACAGAAATTCGTAACCGATTACATCATCGAAAAGCTTGTGAGTAATGACGCTAACGACATTCATTGTGCTGCGCCTTTTACGCGAACTGCCGGAGCCATCGAACATATTTGCACTGAAATTTCTTTTAAATCCGGCAATGCCGGTAAGTTGCTGCAAGCTTTGCATCCTACCCCGGCGGTTTGTGGCATGCCGGCAGATATTGCTAAGGATTATATTTTAAAAACTGAAAAACACAACCGCGCCTATTATTCCGGATTTCTGGGCATGCTCAACATAAACGGGCAAACGGATGTTTACGTCAATTTGCGCTGCATGAAGCTACTTGGTGAAGGCAATCTTCTATACGCCGGTGCAGGCATAACCGCCGGTTCAGACCCGGAAAAGGAGTGGCACGAAACTGAAATGAAAATGGCCAGCATGGGGCGCGCACTGAATGATTTTAAAAACAAATGA
- a CDS encoding PaaI family thioesterase: MKIDKNTNLAELNQSSHGTMIQNLGIEYTEIGDDYVCGRMPVDERTWRPGHILHGGANIAFAETIGGLGSLVLIDGSQYDVRGSSITANHVGSATGGWVYARAEIIHQGKRTHLWNIDITDQNQRLISTIRLTNFIVPR, from the coding sequence ATGAAAATCGATAAAAATACGAATCTGGCCGAGCTCAACCAATCCAGCCATGGAACAATGATACAAAACCTGGGCATCGAATACACCGAAATTGGCGATGATTACGTGTGCGGCCGTATGCCCGTGGATGAACGCACCTGGCGTCCCGGCCATATTTTACACGGTGGTGCCAACATTGCCTTTGCCGAAACCATTGGCGGACTTGGCTCACTTGTGCTGATAGATGGTTCCCAATATGATGTGCGCGGAAGTAGCATCACTGCCAACCACGTGGGGTCGGCAACGGGAGGTTGGGTGTATGCCCGCGCCGAGATCATCCATCAAGGCAAACGCACGCACCTCTGGAATATCGACATCACCGACCAAAATCAGCGCCTGATCTCTACGATTCGCCTCACCAACTTTATCGTTCCGCGATGA
- a CDS encoding PhzF family phenazine biosynthesis protein encodes MRIPIYQIDAFADKVFSGNPAAVCPLPHWPDDALMQQIAKENNLSETAFFVKSGNVYQIRWFTPTVEVDLCGHATLAAAHVLFEHLGFSGDILFLTSRSGNLRVKKQDDMLVLDFPAGFYEDVEAPTILKEAVGKSVLYTAEALDYLMAVYDNEDFIRTLQPDFQFLRQLPYHAVIVTAPGKSCDFVSRMFAPAIGIDEDPVTGSAHTILTPYWSKKLGKVHLLARQISERGGTLHCKMSGDRVEIGGKAVTYLTGHIEV; translated from the coding sequence ATGCGTATCCCCATTTATCAGATAGATGCTTTCGCAGATAAAGTTTTCAGCGGAAATCCTGCGGCAGTATGTCCACTCCCCCACTGGCCCGATGATGCGCTGATGCAACAAATAGCCAAAGAGAACAACCTTTCGGAAACAGCCTTTTTTGTAAAGTCCGGCAACGTTTATCAAATTCGCTGGTTTACGCCCACGGTGGAAGTAGATTTGTGCGGACATGCAACACTGGCTGCGGCACACGTACTTTTTGAACATCTTGGCTTCTCCGGCGACATCCTCTTTTTGACTTCTCGTAGCGGCAATTTGCGTGTTAAAAAACAAGACGATATGCTGGTGCTGGATTTTCCGGCAGGGTTTTATGAAGATGTAGAAGCACCAACGATATTAAAAGAAGCGGTGGGCAAATCAGTGCTGTACACTGCTGAGGCACTCGATTATCTGATGGCTGTTTACGACAATGAGGATTTTATCAGAACTTTACAACCGGATTTTCAGTTTCTCCGCCAGCTTCCTTATCATGCGGTAATCGTGACTGCGCCGGGAAAAAGCTGCGACTTTGTGTCGCGGATGTTTGCTCCGGCCATTGGCATCGACGAAGACCCGGTGACGGGATCGGCACACACCATCCTCACACCCTATTGGTCGAAAAAGCTGGGCAAGGTGCATTTGCTGGCGCGGCAGATATCGGAACGTGGCGGCACGCTCCACTGCAAAATGTCGGGCGACCGCGTAGAAATTGGCGGCAAAGCGGTGACCTATCTTACCGGACATATTGAAGTATGA
- a CDS encoding SpoIIE family protein phosphatase: MKKYRSLTARLTYTISAIVLAIFIIIVFINFWFTRSNLLEDAHTDARNISALIVSEIQQELLRVELPTKYLAGYLSQDQLDSDEIAILLQLLTTNNERIPGGFAVYFDKTSPTDNQPNFLFYQHGAHSDTMENAFVEKLRTWAMRLKTENKPFWSEAYKNAGGNELSVAYLVPAYLSVDDSTRIRGMIGVELRLSWLREVIEKRKQHQRDYVFILSQQGKPLVRPRGEANFENDIYQTAKQINNPDLVMLADQMLAGHSGFVTIDWVFENFKSLVYYMPVAQTGWSVAVVFPKRDLLSDLYLTTIITTATGIVGFLLIIFTILLITRRLTRPLQQLSQSAREIGQGNLTVEMPAVPSNDEVMVLKDSLETMQTELQAYIKNLMATQRYKDRVEGELRVAHDIQMGYLRSDFTNFCENRNFNIAATLKPALQIGGDFYDFFDVNEHTVCFAMGDVAGKGIPAALFMAIALTLTRSAAYATQSLSKIVGRINDILVSQNENAVFTTFFIGLLDTRTGAINFCNAGHNYPYLLQQGELYEVKATHGPALGVVDQVSYKTGKLQMNAGDKLVLYTDGVTDAENSENIFFSKENLELVLTSDGAADIRELLHGLMQQLKKFTGNQPPSDDITVMALQWSGSEEKISNSNSQISKDK; the protein is encoded by the coding sequence ATGAAAAAATACCGAAGCCTTACTGCCCGGCTCACCTATACCATCTCTGCCATCGTGCTGGCTATTTTTATAATAATCGTATTCATAAATTTTTGGTTTACACGTTCCAACCTGCTGGAAGATGCCCATACAGATGCGCGCAATATTTCGGCACTCATCGTCAGTGAGATTCAGCAGGAGCTTTTGCGCGTAGAGCTGCCCACCAAATATTTGGCAGGTTACCTCTCGCAGGATCAGCTTGACAGCGATGAAATTGCTATCCTGTTGCAGTTGCTCACCACCAACAATGAGCGTATTCCCGGAGGCTTCGCTGTTTATTTCGACAAAACTTCACCAACAGACAACCAGCCGAATTTTCTTTTTTATCAGCATGGTGCCCATTCCGACACGATGGAGAATGCTTTTGTTGAAAAACTCCGCACATGGGCCATGCGACTGAAAACCGAAAATAAACCATTTTGGAGTGAAGCCTATAAAAATGCAGGAGGCAATGAGCTTAGTGTGGCTTACCTGGTGCCGGCATATTTGAGTGTGGATGATAGCACCCGTATCCGCGGGATGATAGGAGTGGAGCTACGCCTGAGCTGGCTTCGCGAGGTGATAGAAAAAAGAAAACAGCATCAGCGCGATTATGTTTTTATCCTTTCGCAGCAAGGTAAACCGCTGGTACGGCCAAGAGGTGAAGCCAATTTTGAGAACGATATTTATCAAACAGCCAAACAAATCAACAATCCCGATCTGGTGATGCTGGCCGATCAAATGCTGGCCGGGCACAGCGGATTTGTTACCATAGATTGGGTGTTTGAAAACTTTAAATCACTGGTTTATTACATGCCCGTGGCGCAAACGGGATGGTCGGTGGCGGTGGTTTTCCCGAAGCGTGACCTGCTTAGCGATCTTTATCTCACCACTATTATAACCACTGCCACCGGCATAGTCGGTTTTTTGTTGATAATCTTCACCATTCTCCTCATTACCCGTCGCCTTACCCGTCCGTTGCAGCAGCTTTCGCAAAGTGCCCGCGAAATTGGTCAGGGCAATCTGACCGTGGAAATGCCCGCAGTGCCCTCCAACGATGAGGTGATGGTGCTCAAGGATTCGCTTGAAACCATGCAAACGGAGTTGCAGGCTTACATCAAAAATCTGATGGCTACGCAACGTTACAAAGATCGGGTGGAGGGCGAGCTGCGCGTGGCTCACGACATACAAATGGGATATTTGCGCAGCGACTTTACTAATTTCTGTGAAAACCGAAATTTCAACATTGCGGCTACACTAAAGCCTGCCCTTCAAATTGGCGGCGACTTCTACGATTTTTTTGATGTTAATGAGCATACCGTTTGTTTTGCCATGGGCGATGTTGCGGGCAAAGGTATTCCTGCCGCGTTGTTTATGGCCATTGCGCTCACGCTCACTCGCTCGGCAGCTTATGCTACCCAAAGTCTCAGTAAGATTGTAGGTAGAATAAACGACATTTTGGTGAGCCAGAATGAAAATGCAGTCTTTACCACCTTCTTCATAGGTTTGCTCGACACACGTACCGGCGCGATAAACTTTTGCAACGCAGGCCACAACTATCCGTATCTGTTGCAGCAAGGCGAATTGTATGAGGTGAAAGCTACGCATGGCCCGGCGCTCGGAGTGGTCGATCAGGTGAGTTACAAAACCGGGAAATTACAGATGAATGCGGGTGATAAGCTGGTGCTTTACACCGATGGCGTAACGGATGCCGAAAATAGTGAAAATATCTTTTTTAGTAAAGAAAATCTGGAGCTTGTGCTGACCAGCGATGGTGCCGCGGATATCCGGGAGCTACTGCACGGCTTGATGCAGCAGCTCAAAAAGTTCACCGGAAACCAGCCCCCTTCCGACGACATTACGGTGATGGCGTTGCAGTGGAGTGGGAGCGAGGAGAAAATTTCAAATTCCAACTCGCAAATTTCAAAAGACAAATAA
- a CDS encoding 4'-phosphopantetheinyl transferase superfamily protein, with amino-acid sequence MTEVYAIMLPDEGVFNKAEPALLQALEPSRRPAPWRYGHRAVFQRKVLGRMLLQWAAGNMYSLPANQLTVEKLPIGKPVFDKHPEIHFNVSHSGQWVVVALSEAPVGVDVEKVRDVNLAVARRFFAKEEYAQLISQPPELQRSFFFDLWTLKESYLKALGTGLTRPLNTFVVRHEEQQFRLYANGQQLSETLNQLNLEDDYKLAVCRFEDTATISAQKITLETLLK; translated from the coding sequence ATGACTGAAGTGTATGCCATAATGCTGCCTGATGAAGGTGTTTTTAACAAAGCGGAACCGGCGTTGTTGCAGGCGTTGGAGCCATCACGGCGACCGGCACCCTGGCGATACGGCCATCGGGCAGTGTTTCAGCGTAAGGTTTTGGGCAGGATGTTGCTCCAGTGGGCGGCAGGAAATATGTACAGTTTGCCCGCCAATCAATTGACAGTAGAAAAACTTCCCATCGGGAAACCTGTTTTCGACAAGCATCCCGAAATACATTTCAATGTGTCGCATAGTGGCCAATGGGTGGTGGTGGCGCTGTCGGAAGCGCCTGTGGGTGTTGATGTGGAAAAGGTGAGGGATGTGAATCTAGCCGTAGCCCGGCGTTTTTTTGCCAAAGAAGAATATGCGCAACTCATCTCTCAGCCTCCGGAATTACAGCGATCGTTTTTTTTCGATCTTTGGACGCTTAAAGAAAGTTACCTTAAAGCTTTGGGAACTGGTCTTACCCGCCCGCTCAATACTTTTGTGGTGCGACACGAAGAGCAACAGTTCAGGCTTTACGCCAATGGTCAGCAGTTGAGCGAGACCCTGAACCAACTTAACCTGGAAGATGATTACAAACTTGCTGTTTGCAGGTTTGAGGACACCGCAACGATTTCGGCGCAAAAAATAACGCTGGAAACCCTGTTGAAGTAG
- a CDS encoding serine hydrolase domain-containing protein translates to MNLRFLILFFVFVLASYNAPTNQNVAPDSKPLTIPDTPPPLPASSISKIDSLVDRVLRRNRFNGSALVAVDGYPVAEYCHGFANLDTKDTLDGNTVFQIASVSKSFTALSALILYERGQIDLNAPVVNYIPEFPYPKVTIKHLMQHTSGLQNYMYFVDNYWPEEQPLTNEDVLQLLIDHNPNRDCWPGQRHIYSNTGYAMLALVVERVSGKRFYEFVRDEIFDPLGMNSTFAWNATDTQTCRMAIGYAGRYRRGRHNHSPLDEVLGDKSIYSTTRDLLKYDQALYSSLLVSDTTLQQAFCPTVTRRGRSYNYGFGWRLKEMNGHRVIYHNGLWNGFTSSLTRIPDERITVILLNNTNAQVSSLVEQLYRIISCEIKPQTLLASKK, encoded by the coding sequence ATGAATCTGAGATTTCTAATCCTGTTTTTTGTATTTGTATTAGCCAGCTATAATGCGCCTACCAACCAAAACGTGGCGCCCGACAGCAAGCCGCTAACCATACCCGATACCCCCCCGCCACTTCCTGCGTCTTCAATCAGCAAAATAGATTCGCTGGTGGATCGGGTTCTGAGGCGCAACCGTTTTAACGGTTCGGCACTGGTGGCTGTGGATGGTTATCCTGTAGCAGAATACTGCCATGGCTTCGCCAATCTCGACACCAAAGACACCCTGGACGGCAACACCGTTTTTCAGATTGCCTCTGTGAGCAAAAGTTTTACAGCACTCTCGGCACTCATTCTCTACGAACGCGGCCAAATCGATTTGAACGCACCAGTAGTGAATTATATCCCCGAATTTCCCTATCCTAAAGTCACGATAAAACACCTGATGCAGCACACCTCAGGATTACAGAACTACATGTATTTTGTTGATAATTATTGGCCCGAAGAGCAACCCCTCACCAACGAAGATGTGCTGCAACTGCTCATCGATCACAATCCAAACCGCGACTGCTGGCCGGGACAACGACATATTTACAGCAACACCGGCTATGCCATGCTCGCACTGGTGGTAGAGCGTGTATCAGGCAAGCGTTTTTATGAATTTGTACGCGACGAAATTTTCGATCCGCTGGGAATGAACAGCACCTTTGCCTGGAACGCAACAGATACTCAAACATGCCGCATGGCCATTGGCTATGCCGGAAGGTATCGCCGTGGCCGCCACAATCACAGCCCTCTCGACGAAGTATTGGGCGATAAGAGCATCTACAGCACCACCCGCGATCTGCTCAAATATGACCAGGCATTGTATTCTTCTTTGCTTGTAAGCGACACCACCCTGCAGCAAGCCTTCTGCCCTACCGTTACCCGCCGTGGACGCTCCTACAACTATGGCTTTGGCTGGCGCCTGAAAGAAATGAACGGCCACCGCGTAATTTATCACAACGGCCTCTGGAACGGTTTTACCTCAAGCCTCACACGTATTCCCGACGAGCGCATCACAGTGATACTGCTCAACAACACCAACGCACAGGTATCGTCGCTGGTAGAGCAGCTTTACCGTATCATCAGCTGCGAAATAAAACCGCAAACATTACTTGCAAGTAAAAAGTGA
- a CDS encoding universal stress protein — MIENMNKLVLVPTDFTPVGDNAISQAAEAARFLGYKVVVLHVIDKTTKAQLKKESLDETSVEDKLQAIVDDLKLNYGVEAEGVTREGNIFTTISDVAKELGANILYLGTHGKVGMQHLTGSYALKVVTSSPAPVIVVQKRSFNEGYRHIVLPITSDSGPWEKTKWAAHIAKQFRSEIHIYQMNGREIDEAVNQITEFFDKNDVKYTVREAAKNTNFAKQITDYATSNNADMVMIMTDPDQSFAKFILGSWDEQIIFNAAQIPVMCINPRKLNWQKIVSY, encoded by the coding sequence ATGATTGAAAACATGAACAAACTCGTTTTGGTGCCGACAGATTTTACCCCTGTTGGTGACAATGCCATTAGTCAGGCCGCCGAAGCTGCCCGTTTTTTAGGGTATAAAGTGGTTGTGCTTCACGTAATCGATAAGACCACCAAAGCGCAGCTAAAGAAAGAAAGCCTTGATGAGACCTCGGTAGAAGACAAACTGCAAGCTATCGTCGACGACCTCAAATTAAACTATGGTGTCGAAGCTGAAGGAGTGACACGTGAAGGCAACATTTTTACCACCATCAGCGACGTAGCCAAAGAGCTTGGCGCCAACATACTTTATCTGGGAACCCATGGCAAGGTAGGCATGCAGCACCTCACGGGCAGTTATGCACTCAAAGTAGTTACCAGCTCACCGGCGCCGGTAATTGTGGTGCAAAAACGTTCTTTCAACGAAGGTTATCGCCATATCGTCCTACCTATCACCAGCGATTCGGGACCCTGGGAAAAAACAAAATGGGCAGCACATATTGCCAAGCAATTCCGCTCCGAAATTCACATCTACCAGATGAATGGGCGCGAGATTGATGAAGCCGTAAATCAAATCACTGAATTTTTTGATAAAAATGATGTGAAATACACCGTACGCGAAGCAGCAAAAAACACCAACTTTGCCAAGCAGATCACCGATTATGCCACCAGCAACAATGCTGACATGGTGATGATTATGACCGACCCCGACCAAAGTTTCGCAAAGTTTATCCTCGGCTCGTGGGACGAACAGATTATCTTCAACGCAGCACAAATACCTGTGATGTGCATCAACCCACGCAAGCTCAACTGGCAAAAAATTGTTTCTTATTAA
- a CDS encoding HD domain-containing protein, translating to MDFENLKKDVLQMLSKELRPTLYYHDIHHTLDVYSSAKRLAQLEGISPDEELLIKTSALLHDSGMLRAYDGHEIASCQIAREMLPQYGYSEDSIGQVCRMIHTTRLPQCAVTLSEKILCDADLDYLGREDYFMIAQRLRLEWNMQNTRVTTLKEWYELQVKFLEVHRYFTHSAKVTRNEGKQKNLIQIKEILSIKY from the coding sequence ATGGATTTTGAAAATCTGAAAAAGGATGTTTTACAGATGTTGTCGAAAGAGCTTCGGCCGACGCTCTATTACCACGACATCCACCACACCCTCGACGTGTACTCCTCTGCCAAAAGACTGGCGCAGCTTGAAGGCATTAGCCCTGATGAAGAACTGCTGATAAAAACCTCTGCGCTGCTCCACGACTCGGGAATGCTGAGAGCTTACGACGGACACGAGATTGCTTCCTGCCAGATTGCCCGCGAAATGTTGCCACAATACGGCTATTCAGAAGATAGCATTGGCCAGGTGTGCCGGATGATTCACACCACGCGGTTGCCGCAATGTGCCGTCACACTCTCTGAAAAAATTCTCTGCGATGCCGACCTGGACTATCTCGGCAGGGAAGATTATTTTATGATTGCCCAACGACTCAGGCTCGAGTGGAACATGCAAAATACGCGGGTGACGACCCTCAAAGAGTGGTATGAGCTTCAGGTGAAGTTTCTCGAAGTACACCGCTACTTTACCCACTCCGCCAAAGTTACCAGAAACGAAGGCAAGCAAAAAAACCTAATCCAGATTAAAGAAATTCTCTCGATTAAATATTAA